Proteins encoded together in one Porites lutea chromosome 2, jaPorLute2.1, whole genome shotgun sequence window:
- the LOC140926860 gene encoding uncharacterized protein isoform X1: protein MLFLTRMRVIFLLLSAFATLNECLQGRNQPNRIWKQNKLKGIAMWRKLFGLKHLDRKDDYSASGVKVQGTARLRNGKVKLDLSLNDVSTVPTTLPTSATTATGSSTATSQPTTGSTSSISSTSATTQKTSGSPTTVGSTVAPTTISSSTAAVTTGSTTAGSTAATTPTSSATTMATSAAPTSASTVVTAASTLPTVPVTQPSPPPQPGVPPCKSPVNVNIKIVANEVLRSHNAYRRTHGSPDLHLDDQMICDAQKYAEDIAFKGVLKHQSSQILAKKSLGENIGMSCAPVRDGPLSYGKIIKMAKNVAKHWYDEVCQYNFDDPKAVPKTGHFTEVVWSGSKKLGIGHAVGKNPEIPGYECVYVVGRYKPAGNIIGGQRLKMNVKKGKFNADYCQTGIEPALSDLARLHEVSWDKRNELKHKESYKAVSLQKHRRPPSHLLSPRDLRNHLRT, encoded by the exons ATGTTATTCTTAACAAGGATGAGGGTTATCTTCTTGCTTCTATCGGCCTTTGCAACGCTGAACGAGTGCTTGCAAGGAAGAAACCAGCCCAACAGAATttggaaacaaaataaattgaaaggaaTAGCCATGTGGAGAAAACTATTTGGTTTGAAACATTTAG ATCGAAAAGATGACTATTCAGCTTCTGGAGTCAAAGTCCAGGGAACAGCACGTTTACGCAATGGAAAAGTAAAACTAGACTTATCATTAAATGATGTGTCAACAGTTCCAACAACACTGCCAACTAGTGCAACTACCGCAACTGGTTCTTCAACAGCGACATCACAGCCCACAACCGGATCTACCTCGTCAATCAGCTCTACCAGCGCTACCACACAGAAAACTTCAGGGTCGCCGACAACTGTGGGGTCGACAGTCGCACCAACCACAATTTCATCATCTACTGCAGCTGTTACAACGGGATCTACAACGGCTGGTTCTACCGCAGCAACCACGCCCACATCAAGTGCTACTACTATGGCCACGTCAGCCGCTCCAACCAGCGCCAGTACCGTTGTTACAGCAGCTTCAACTCTACCTACGGTACCTGTCACTCAGCCAAGTCCTCCTCCACAACCTGGAGTACCACCTTGTAAATCACCAGTAAATG tgaacattaaaatTGTTGCCAATGAGGTGCTGAGGTCCCACAATGCTTACCGCCGTACTCACGGCTCTCCTGATTTGCACCTTGATGACCAAATGATATGTGATGCGCAAAAGTATGCTGAAGACATCGCCTTCAAAGGAGTTCTGAAACATCAGTCAAGTCAAATACTTGCCAAAAAAAGTCTTGGTGAAAACATCGGAATGTCCTGTGCACCTGTTCGAGATGGGCCTCTGAGTTACGGCAAGATaataaaaatggcaaagaaCGTTGCTAAACATTG GTACGACGAAGTATGTCAATACAATTTTGACGATCCCAAAGCTGTTcccaaaactggccattttacCGAGGTAGTGTGGTCAGGAAGTAAAAAGCTGGGGATCGGACACGCCGTGGGAAAGAATCCTGAAATTCCCGGATACGAATGCGTCTACGTTGTAGGACGTTACAAGCCTGCTGGTAACATTATTGGGGGACAAAGACTGAAGATGAACGTCAAGAAGGGGAAATTCAATGCAGACTACTGCCAGACTGGCATCGAACCTGCGCTGTCAGACTTAGCCCGCCTTCACGAAGTCTCCTGGGATAAGCGAAACGAGTTGAAGCACAAAGAGAGCTACAAGGCAGTTTCATTGCAAAAACATCGTCGACCTCCGTCACACCTTCTCTCTCCTCGTGATCTTCGTAACCATTTGCGTACATGA
- the LOC140928334 gene encoding uncharacterized protein, protein MEEIVWIASILTLFTSTKGQVYRGYQYNQPYRYPYYKMAPVYRWYQHDQPPVAKTEPEMEPKTEDVTPFEVQGLLYHNLHRGLHDSPSLQLDHQLSLEAAEYAKKIANKWIIKHSPIESRPGQSENIFLRCKAFTKGVSAFEAEKEWYSTVCYWNFNEPLPMNDKGKPFSRLVWKSSQQMGIGRATFPMDNFNCTAVVARYRPYIDAQDYANNVPKGKFIPTGCQYVNKVDNQDFIVPPRPGEACQKIPGFKGQMLQESSVCTLKQLFAIFGASVRKGKQGFSVVL, encoded by the exons ATGGAGGAAATTGTGTGGATCGCCTCAATTTTGACGCTGTTTACGAGCACAAAAGGACAAGTGTATCGTG GTTACCAGTACAACCAGCCATATCGATATCCCTACTACAAAATGGCGCCCGTGTACAGGTGGTACCAGCATGATCAGCCTCCTGTCGCCAAAACTGAACCTGAAATGGAACCAAAAACAGAAG ATGTAACTCCATTTGAAGTACAGGGATTGTTGTATCATAATCTTCATCGAGGTCTACACGACTCACCTTCACTTCAACTAGACCATCAACTTAGCCTCGAGGCCGCAGAATACGCAAAGAAAATTGCCAACAAATGGATTATTAAACATTCTCCAATAGAAAGTCGTCCTGGACAGTCAGAGAACATTTTCTTACGCTGCAAAGCTTTCACTAAGGGCGTGTCGGCTtttgaagctgaaaaagaaTG GTACTCCACAGTGTGCTACTGGAATTTTAATGAACCCTTGCCTATGAACGATAAAGGAAAGCCATTCAGCAGGCTTGTGTGGAAGTCCAGCCAGCAAATGGGCATTGGCCGCGCCACATTCCCAATGGACAATTTTAATTGCACAGCTGTTGTAGCAAGATACCGACCTTATATAGACGCACAAGATTACGCGAACAATGTACCTAAAGGGAAATTTATACCTACGGGTTGCCAATATGTAAATAAGGTTGATAATCAGGATTTTATCGTACCGCCTCGACCTGGAGAAGCTTGTCAGAAAATTCCTGGGTTCAAAGGACAAATGCTTCAAGAAAGTTCTGTCTGCACCCTTAAACAGTTATTTGCAATATTTGGAGCTTCAGTAAGGAAAGGAAAACAAGGGTTTAGTGTTGTTTTATAA
- the LOC140926859 gene encoding uncharacterized protein: protein MITNLEMKPAKGGNADPAIPPTVSPPTGIRSGPTISMTLAPRTGPTSGLGSSSRSGFSQDQTTALKIHNKYRKIHKAPMMKLDKTLCNKAQEFVNKLKSSGQSAPSLQGKNVISESFCSTNGGNSMEQILTRWYDEVCKYKFNNGGTAGGPGVVGGGGWGGGGWGGGWGGGWGGGWQGRRKRNTAPFGKGPRFFGPSFPSGPSFPSGPSFPSIPSFGATTHFTQMVWKQTTKLGIARAEGTKANNQQCVYIVAIYEPAGNIPNAFATNVVKGDFDQKYCKNKNPWNQWRDRNGNQMVKVSPLAANGVANAPSQTSGLNIKILKKKYFVHS, encoded by the exons ATGATAACAAACTTGGAAATGAAACCTGCCAAAGGAGGCAATGCAGATCCAGCCATCCCACCAACTGTCTCGCCACCTACTGGCATCCGGAGCGGTCCAACCATTTCCATGACGCTCGCACCAAGAACAGGTCCCACAAGTGGCTTAGGTTCAAGCTCTAGATCAG GTTTTTCTCAAGACCAGACAACTGCCTTGAAGATTCATAATAAATATCGTAAAATTCACAAGGCTCCGATGATGAAATTAGACAAAACATTGTGTAACAAAGCCCAGGAATTTGTGAACAAACTGAAATCCTCAGGACAAAGTGCTCCCTCACTTCAAGGGAAAAACGTGATATCTGAAAGCTTTTGTTCTACGAATGGTGGAAACAGCATGGAACAAATTCTTACGCGATG GTATGACGAGGTCTGCAAATATAAATTCAACAACGGAGGAACAGCAGGAGGGCCAGGAGTCGTAGGAggcggggggtggggtggtGGAGGATGGGGAGGAGGATGGGGGGGAGGATGGGGAGGAGGATGGCAAGGACGACGGAAAAGAAACACTGCCCCTTTTGGTAAAGGACCACGATTCTTTGGTCCTTCCTTTCCTTCCGGTCCTTCTTTTCCCTCTGGTCCCTCCTTTCCTTCAATTCCTTCCTTTGGAGCAACTACCCATTTTACTCAAATGGTATGGAAACAAACTACGAAGCTTGGCATTGCGAGAGCTGAAGGAACCAAGGCCAATAATCAACAATGTGTGTACATTGTTGCAATATATGAACCGGCCGGGAACATACCGAATGCATTTGCAACAAACGTTGTAAAAGGAGATTTTGACCAAAAGTACTGCAAAAATAAGAACCCGTGGAACCAGTGGCGCGACAGAAACGGTAATCAAATGGTCAAAGTTTCCCCACTGGCAGCAAATGGAGTAGCAAATGCTCCTTCCCAGACTTCTGGTCTTAATATAAAGATTCTGAAgaagaaatattttgttcaTTCTTAA
- the LOC140926860 gene encoding uncharacterized protein isoform X2: MLFLTRMRVIFLLLSAFATLNECLQGRNQPNRIWKQNKLKGIAMWRKLFGLKHLVPTTLPTSATTATGSSTATSQPTTGSTSSISSTSATTQKTSGSPTTVGSTVAPTTISSSTAAVTTGSTTAGSTAATTPTSSATTMATSAAPTSASTVVTAASTLPTVPVTQPSPPPQPGVPPCKSPVNVNIKIVANEVLRSHNAYRRTHGSPDLHLDDQMICDAQKYAEDIAFKGVLKHQSSQILAKKSLGENIGMSCAPVRDGPLSYGKIIKMAKNVAKHWYDEVCQYNFDDPKAVPKTGHFTEVVWSGSKKLGIGHAVGKNPEIPGYECVYVVGRYKPAGNIIGGQRLKMNVKKGKFNADYCQTGIEPALSDLARLHEVSWDKRNELKHKESYKAVSLQKHRRPPSHLLSPRDLRNHLRT, translated from the exons ATGTTATTCTTAACAAGGATGAGGGTTATCTTCTTGCTTCTATCGGCCTTTGCAACGCTGAACGAGTGCTTGCAAGGAAGAAACCAGCCCAACAGAATttggaaacaaaataaattgaaaggaaTAGCCATGTGGAGAAAACTATTTGGTTTGAAACATTTAG TTCCAACAACACTGCCAACTAGTGCAACTACCGCAACTGGTTCTTCAACAGCGACATCACAGCCCACAACCGGATCTACCTCGTCAATCAGCTCTACCAGCGCTACCACACAGAAAACTTCAGGGTCGCCGACAACTGTGGGGTCGACAGTCGCACCAACCACAATTTCATCATCTACTGCAGCTGTTACAACGGGATCTACAACGGCTGGTTCTACCGCAGCAACCACGCCCACATCAAGTGCTACTACTATGGCCACGTCAGCCGCTCCAACCAGCGCCAGTACCGTTGTTACAGCAGCTTCAACTCTACCTACGGTACCTGTCACTCAGCCAAGTCCTCCTCCACAACCTGGAGTACCACCTTGTAAATCACCAGTAAATG tgaacattaaaatTGTTGCCAATGAGGTGCTGAGGTCCCACAATGCTTACCGCCGTACTCACGGCTCTCCTGATTTGCACCTTGATGACCAAATGATATGTGATGCGCAAAAGTATGCTGAAGACATCGCCTTCAAAGGAGTTCTGAAACATCAGTCAAGTCAAATACTTGCCAAAAAAAGTCTTGGTGAAAACATCGGAATGTCCTGTGCACCTGTTCGAGATGGGCCTCTGAGTTACGGCAAGATaataaaaatggcaaagaaCGTTGCTAAACATTG GTACGACGAAGTATGTCAATACAATTTTGACGATCCCAAAGCTGTTcccaaaactggccattttacCGAGGTAGTGTGGTCAGGAAGTAAAAAGCTGGGGATCGGACACGCCGTGGGAAAGAATCCTGAAATTCCCGGATACGAATGCGTCTACGTTGTAGGACGTTACAAGCCTGCTGGTAACATTATTGGGGGACAAAGACTGAAGATGAACGTCAAGAAGGGGAAATTCAATGCAGACTACTGCCAGACTGGCATCGAACCTGCGCTGTCAGACTTAGCCCGCCTTCACGAAGTCTCCTGGGATAAGCGAAACGAGTTGAAGCACAAAGAGAGCTACAAGGCAGTTTCATTGCAAAAACATCGTCGACCTCCGTCACACCTTCTCTCTCCTCGTGATCTTCGTAACCATTTGCGTACATGA
- the LOC140926861 gene encoding uncharacterized protein, translating to MVTNHSLLKGSIVFSTWLVIIIRGAVINPPPKDGTFKITGKGIEGEGTFAESNGKAEIGLHIALTGQGSQAQLVVPAPVQADKGEPESTFRTTNGNDNTETEITFTQDDEDFLDQMLEEHNKLRSVHLAPPLEKNRNMSLQAKTLAVQLATEANLRHSDKASRPDQGENLAMGCTSSGPGITAKDAAKEWYDEVCSHNFYDQAYQDRSGHFSQLVWNATRELGVGRAIGQKFGMNCTFIVARYRPLGNIGSEFASDVTKGNFDSSYCSHVQRDSLPRLGEPKSKIGARKGRYRARIPHIPKIVIL from the exons ATGGTAACGAATCACAGTCTTCTCAAGGGGTCTATTGTATTTTCAACATGGCTGGTAATTATTATACGTGGAG CTGTAATTAACCCTCCCCCCAAAGATGGGACCTTTAAGATAACTGGCAAGGGAATTGAAGGCGAAGGAACTTTTGCTGAAAGCAACGGTAAAGCAGAAATCGGCCTTCACATCGCTCTCACGGGCCAGGGATCGCAGGCACAGTTGGTCGTACCAGCACCAGTTCAGGCTGATAAAGGGGAACCTGAGAGCACATTCAGAACAACAAATGGAAATGATAACACTGAAACAGAAATCACCTTCACTCAAGATG ATGAGGACTTTTTGGATCAAATGTTAGAGGAGCATAATAAGTTACGATCTGTTCATCTGGCTCctcctttggaaaaaaacagaaacatgtCACTTCAGGCCAAGACCTTAGCCGTTCAGCTGGCAACAGAAGCGAACCTGAGGCATTCAGACAAAGCCAGTCGCCCTGATCAAGGAGAGAACTTAGCCATGGGATGTACATCCTCAGGACCAGGAATCACGGCTAAAGACGCAGCGAAGGAGTG GTATGATGAGGTATGTAGCCACAATTTCTACGATCAAGCCTATCAAGACAGGTCCGGTCACTTTTCACAGCTAGTCTGGAATGCCACCCGTGAACTTGGTGTGGGCAGGGCTATAGGCCAAAAGTTTGGCATGAATTGCACCTTCATCGTGGCTCGCTACAGGCCGTTGGGCAACATTGGATCCGAGTTTGCCTCTGACGTGACCAAAGGAAACTTTGACTCCTCCTATTGCAGTCATGTACAGCGAGATAGCTTACCTCGGCTGGGTGAAccaaaatcaaaaattggagCAAGAAAGGGAAGATACAGAGCCAGGATACCTCATATTCCGAAAATAGTGATCTTGTAA
- the LOC140926056 gene encoding uncharacterized protein, whose product MVSFMWYDKIVSDFSGTFTIDSNGVKGQGTYTVINGVVDISIGLKLETGTTSCELNDGASTLTASLPNPTPIASTNDEARSSPTPNAEPTSSVFPNTGHISSLRPNPESSSMPHPNNEPSSSPIESSTLLSSRETAQMAPEIILTPYDKQFIDDMVTVHNKLRSVHFSPPIQSNDEMSLEAKKLALSLAREKDLRHSLPSERPNQGESLAMGCTTASGPGISATEAIKKWYDEACCDDFSNHAFQNLSGHFTQLVWKATEEIGVGRAFGSKWGMNCTFIVARYRPKGNIDSETAFKDNVEQGTFDPAVYNCSNVNCPNKVADHSQNNQVPGSNQQHYGLSDKFSASPLHRYRNLYYKNAKDLGGGLRDQVLNGYPKMTGIKSNSLLSRYQVYKMKNEDESLPQFFSNDLSENDLKAMEKFYRGKIPHNTISMQENDKVVWFLL is encoded by the exons ATGGTGTCCTTTATG TGGTATGATAAAATTGTTTCAGATTTCTCAGGGACTTTCACTATTGACAGCAATGGGGTAAAGGGCCAAGGAACATACACGGTTATCAATGGTGTGGTGGATATATCAATAGGCCTAAAACTAGAGACAGGAACTACATCATGCGAGCTAAATGATGGAGCCAGCACTTTGACGGCATCGCTGCCAAACCCTACACCTATCGCGTCAACAAATGATGAGGCTCGCTCGTCACCAACTCCAAACGCTGAACCTACTTCGTCAGTTTTTCCAAACACTGGACACATCTCTTCTCTTCGTCCTAACCCTGAGTCATCCTCTATGCCTCATCCAAACAATGAGCCAAGTTCATCACCCATTGAGAGCAGTACCCTTCTTTCCAGCAGGGAAACAGCTCAAATGGCCCCAGAAATCATTCTCACGCCATATG ATAAACAATTCATCGATGATATGGTGACTGTCCACAATAAACTTCGGTCGGTCCACTTCTCCCCACCTATTCAGAGCAACGACGAAATGTCCTTAGAGGCCAAAAAACTCGCTCTTAGTCTTGCCAGAGAAAAGGACCTTCGACACTCCTTACCTTCTGAAAGACCTAACCAAGGTGAAAGTTTGGCCATGGGATGTACTACTGCGTCTGGACCGGGGATTTCGGCAACCGAAGCCATCAAAAAATG gtaTGACGAAGCATGTTGTGACGATTTTTCAAACCATGCCTTTCAAAATTTATCAGGACATTTTACGCAGTTGGTGTGGAAAGCAACAGAAGAAATCGGTGTCGGTAGAGCATTTGGTTCAAAGTGGGGAATGAACTGTACATTTATCGTAGCACGTTACCGACCCAAAGGGAACATTGACAGTGAAACTGCATTTAAGGACAATGTGGAGCAAGGCACCTTCGATCCTGCTGTGTATAACTGCAGTAACGTAAACTGTCCAAACAAAGTTGCGGATCACAGTCAGAACAATCAAGTACCAGGGAGCAATCAGCAACATTATGGATTGTCAGATAAATTCAGCGCATCTCCTCTTCATAGATACAGGAATCTGTATTACAAGAATGCTAAAGATCTCGGTGGTGGTCTCAGAGATCAAGTTTTAAACGGCTATCCGAAAATGACTGGGATCAAATCCAATTCCCTTTTGTCTCGTTATCAGGTTTATAAGATGAAAAATGAGGATGAAAGTTTACCacaattcttttcaaatgatctTAGCGAGAATGATTTAAAGGCTATGGAAAAATTTTACAGGGGTAAGATACCACACAACACAATTAGTATGCAAGAAAACGATAAGGTTGTGTGGTTTTTATTATGA